One genomic region from Paramicrobacterium agarici encodes:
- a CDS encoding RNA polymerase sigma factor: protein MASKPAQKTDATREADQAEATSTASAPKTKGATAKKTAASAPAKKSAAPKSAKGKKKAVDPVAEVEAEETAAEAPTDAQAPKKTSTAKDEPLPKGALVLSQGDDEDEMPVYSTTITGATADPVKDYLKQIGKVPLLNAAEEVELAMRIEAGLFAEDKLSQMTDAEKRQKLGRELQWVSRDGQRAKSHLLGANLRLVVSLAKRYTGRGMQFLDLIQEGNLGLIRAVEKFDYTKGFKFSTYATWWIRQAITRAMADQARTIRIPVHMVEVINKLARVQRQMLQDLGREPTPEELSKELDMTPEKVVEVQKYGREPISLHTPLGEDGDSEFGDLIEDTEAVVPADAVGFTMLQKQLESLLDSLSEREAGVIRMRFGLGDGMPKTLDQIGDTFGVTRERIRQIESKTMAKLRHPSRSQSLRDYLE from the coding sequence ATGGCCAGCAAGCCTGCACAGAAAACGGACGCCACACGAGAGGCCGACCAGGCGGAGGCGACGTCGACAGCCAGCGCGCCGAAAACGAAGGGCGCAACGGCGAAGAAGACAGCCGCGTCTGCACCAGCGAAGAAGTCGGCAGCGCCGAAGTCCGCAAAGGGCAAGAAGAAGGCCGTCGATCCTGTCGCCGAAGTTGAGGCGGAGGAGACAGCTGCCGAAGCACCGACGGATGCCCAGGCGCCCAAGAAGACGTCCACCGCGAAGGACGAGCCGCTGCCCAAGGGGGCTCTCGTTCTGTCGCAGGGTGACGACGAAGACGAGATGCCCGTCTACTCGACGACGATCACGGGCGCGACGGCCGACCCCGTCAAGGACTACCTGAAGCAGATCGGCAAGGTTCCGCTGCTGAACGCCGCCGAAGAGGTCGAGCTTGCAATGCGCATTGAAGCCGGCCTGTTCGCCGAAGACAAGCTCAGTCAGATGACTGACGCCGAAAAGCGGCAGAAGCTCGGCCGGGAGCTCCAGTGGGTCTCACGCGACGGTCAGCGCGCGAAGAGCCACCTCCTGGGTGCCAACCTCCGTCTCGTTGTGTCGCTCGCCAAGCGCTACACCGGTCGCGGAATGCAGTTTCTCGACCTGATTCAAGAGGGAAACCTGGGTCTCATTCGCGCGGTCGAGAAGTTCGACTACACGAAGGGCTTCAAATTCTCGACGTACGCGACGTGGTGGATCCGCCAGGCCATCACTCGCGCGATGGCCGATCAGGCTCGCACGATCCGCATTCCCGTCCACATGGTCGAGGTCATCAATAAGCTCGCCCGCGTGCAGCGGCAGATGCTGCAGGATCTCGGACGTGAGCCGACGCCGGAAGAGCTCAGCAAAGAGCTCGACATGACGCCGGAGAAGGTCGTCGAAGTTCAGAAGTACGGTCGCGAGCCGATTTCTCTCCACACCCCGCTTGGCGAAGACGGCGACAGCGAGTTCGGTGATCTGATCGAGGACACCGAGGCAGTGGTTCCCGCTGACGCCGTGGGATTCACAATGCTGCAGAAGCAGCTCGAGTCGCTTCTCGATTCTCTCTCTGAGCGCGAGGCCGGGGTGATCCGCATGCGCTTTGGTCTCGGTGATGGAATGCCGAAGACCCTCGACCAGATCGGCGATACTTTCGGAGTCACGCGCGAGCGCATTCGCCAGATCGAATCGAAGACGATGGCGAAACTGCGTCACCCCAGCCGGTCGCAGTCCCTGCGCGATTATCTCGAGTAG
- a CDS encoding MFS transporter, whose translation MNSRRSWIIFVVGVAAYVVAILQRSTLGVSGVAAVERFDITAAALSSLAVVQLVVYAAMQIPIGLLIDRWGPRRLLVLGLILISLGQAVLAVAPDLSIAALGRVCVGIGDAGIFVSVLRLVNYWFSGPIVPSLSQWTGNIGQLGQVLSAVPFAALLNTVGWESAYLAAASLGVLMLIVVFICIADRPVDDSTGPVQRSWGSSLDILLDSLKRPGTRLGFWAHFITQSSGTVFSLLWGYPFMVFALGIPESAAAALLLVIVFSGVVFGPILGVLTARFPTRRSNLVLGVVSVMGIVWTTFLAWPGHPPMWLLIVLLISMGIGGPGSLIGFDFARTFNHSRALGSANGIVNVGGFLASFTMMFVIGFVLDVLSAGATSPDETYSLSSFKIAFLVQYIVIGFGVVMLFLARRTTRSRLAEQEGIKVAPLWVALVRWMRRDRS comes from the coding sequence GTGAATTCTCGTCGCTCCTGGATCATCTTCGTCGTCGGAGTGGCGGCCTATGTCGTAGCGATTCTTCAGCGCAGCACGCTCGGAGTCTCCGGTGTCGCAGCTGTCGAGCGATTCGACATTACCGCGGCAGCGCTCTCGTCTCTCGCCGTCGTTCAGCTTGTCGTCTATGCGGCCATGCAGATTCCGATCGGCCTGCTCATCGACCGCTGGGGTCCGCGACGATTGCTCGTGCTCGGACTCATTTTGATCAGTCTCGGGCAGGCGGTCCTCGCTGTGGCTCCGGATCTTTCTATCGCGGCGCTCGGTCGCGTCTGCGTCGGGATCGGAGATGCAGGGATCTTCGTGTCGGTGCTTCGCCTTGTCAACTATTGGTTCAGCGGCCCGATCGTCCCGTCGCTGAGCCAATGGACGGGCAACATCGGACAGCTCGGTCAGGTGCTCTCTGCCGTTCCATTCGCTGCGCTGCTCAACACTGTCGGATGGGAGAGCGCGTACCTCGCCGCCGCATCCCTCGGCGTTCTCATGCTGATCGTCGTGTTCATCTGTATCGCCGATCGTCCCGTCGACGACTCGACGGGACCCGTGCAGCGATCGTGGGGGAGCTCTCTCGACATCCTCCTCGACTCACTCAAGCGGCCAGGAACCCGGCTCGGATTCTGGGCCCACTTCATCACTCAGTCAAGCGGCACTGTCTTTTCGCTCCTCTGGGGATATCCGTTCATGGTCTTCGCCCTCGGCATCCCCGAATCGGCCGCCGCAGCATTGCTCCTGGTGATCGTCTTCTCCGGGGTCGTATTCGGGCCGATCCTCGGTGTCCTCACCGCGCGGTTCCCAACACGACGCAGCAACCTCGTGCTCGGCGTCGTCTCTGTCATGGGTATCGTCTGGACGACGTTCCTCGCATGGCCGGGGCACCCGCCGATGTGGCTGCTCATCGTTCTTCTCATCTCTATGGGCATCGGCGGACCCGGCTCACTGATCGGCTTCGACTTCGCCCGCACGTTCAACCACAGCCGTGCTCTCGGCTCTGCAAATGGCATCGTCAACGTCGGCGGGTTTCTCGCAAGCTTCACGATGATGTTTGTCATCGGCTTCGTTCTCGACGTTCTGAGCGCCGGGGCCACGTCCCCAGACGAGACGTATTCGCTCTCATCATTCAAAATCGCCTTCCTCGTGCAGTACATCGTCATCGGCTTCGGAGTCGTGATGCTGTTTCTTGCACGCCGCACGACACGCTCACGCCTGGCTGAACAGGAGGGAATAAAAGTGGCCCCTCTGTGGGTTGCATTGGTGAGATGGATGCGACGTGACCGCTCGTGA
- a CDS encoding alanine racemase C-terminal domain-containing protein: protein MTSESQTAGTRVLHLSSAQLARVSRALDGDEAAAAEFDSALSSDPVRLLVEVLSTKSVPAGSGVSYGHTFVTQHPTVLARVAIGYGHGLPRKAGNRAWVTWSAAGGPAVRLPIVGRVAMDEFVVDVGRTPVEPGQLMCVFGDSDEGEVPLGDWAAAIGESPVSVIACLDRRVTRSVVE from the coding sequence TTGACGTCTGAGTCTCAGACAGCCGGCACTCGTGTTCTGCACCTCTCTTCGGCGCAGCTCGCTCGTGTCTCCAGAGCTTTAGACGGCGACGAGGCAGCTGCCGCCGAGTTCGATTCGGCGCTGTCGTCAGATCCAGTCCGGCTGCTCGTCGAGGTGCTTTCGACGAAGTCTGTGCCCGCGGGGTCAGGGGTGTCGTACGGACACACCTTCGTCACGCAGCATCCCACTGTGCTCGCACGTGTGGCGATCGGGTATGGCCATGGCCTGCCGCGCAAGGCGGGGAATCGTGCATGGGTCACGTGGTCTGCCGCCGGAGGGCCTGCGGTGCGGCTGCCGATCGTCGGACGCGTTGCGATGGACGAATTCGTCGTGGATGTCGGCAGGACTCCGGTCGAACCAGGACAGCTCATGTGCGTATTCGGAGATTCCGATGAGGGCGAGGTACCCCTGGGTGACTGGGCCGCCGCGATCGGGGAGTCTCCGGTGTCAGTCATCGCCTGCCTCGACCGGCGAGTGACGAGGAGCGTCGTCGAATGA
- a CDS encoding 2-oxo acid dehydrogenase subunit E2, whose amino-acid sequence MSETVNLPALGESVTEGTVTRWLKSVGDHVDVDEPLLEVSTDKVDTEIPSPVAGVLEEILAQEDDTIDVGAPLAKVGDGSGTSGSDAPAEPEAQESEPESQAPEPEPEAEEESPAQPPASSSGESSDESDDQGGDTDSEQAESEPASAESSTQRGAETSSSSQSEADTASSQQESADVSGNAGYVTPLVRRLANQHSVDLSTVEGTGVGGRIRKEDVLEAASRNDTSSAKTPAPATVSELRGTTQPMTRLRKVAAEQAVSSRQATAQVTTVIEADITTVTQLVDRVQDAFTKKTGKALEILPFIAKAAIQALQEQPVINATVDGDQIVYPSDENLSVAVDTDRGLLSPVVKNASSLDVAGLAAAIDDLAERTRSNSLKPDELSGGTFTIASSDARGTLIETPLVFLPQSAALSVGAVSKRAVVVDSAGTDAIAIRSVVYLSLSYDQRIIDSTDASRFLASMTNALETEDFEGQLGL is encoded by the coding sequence ATGAGCGAAACGGTGAACCTTCCGGCACTCGGCGAGAGTGTCACTGAAGGAACGGTCACCCGCTGGCTGAAAAGCGTGGGCGATCACGTCGACGTCGACGAGCCGCTTCTCGAGGTGTCAACCGACAAAGTCGACACGGAGATCCCGTCGCCTGTAGCGGGTGTCCTTGAGGAGATCCTCGCTCAAGAAGACGACACAATCGACGTTGGTGCGCCACTCGCGAAGGTCGGCGACGGCTCAGGAACCAGCGGCTCTGATGCTCCAGCGGAGCCGGAGGCTCAGGAAAGCGAGCCAGAGTCTCAAGCTCCCGAGCCGGAGCCCGAAGCAGAAGAAGAGTCGCCAGCGCAGCCGCCGGCCTCCTCGAGCGGTGAATCGTCCGACGAATCTGATGACCAGGGCGGTGACACCGATTCAGAACAGGCGGAGTCCGAGCCGGCTTCCGCTGAGTCCTCCACACAGCGTGGCGCAGAAACATCGTCGTCGTCCCAGAGCGAAGCCGACACCGCATCCTCGCAGCAGGAGTCCGCTGACGTCTCTGGCAATGCGGGTTACGTGACGCCCCTCGTGCGGCGCCTGGCCAACCAGCACAGCGTCGACCTCTCTACAGTCGAGGGAACGGGCGTGGGCGGACGCATTCGCAAGGAGGACGTCCTCGAGGCTGCGTCGCGCAATGACACGTCGTCCGCGAAAACTCCAGCTCCTGCCACTGTCTCCGAGTTGCGCGGCACGACGCAGCCGATGACGCGTCTGCGCAAGGTCGCCGCCGAACAGGCGGTCTCGTCGCGTCAGGCAACCGCGCAGGTGACGACGGTCATCGAGGCCGACATCACAACTGTGACGCAGCTCGTCGATCGGGTGCAGGACGCGTTCACAAAGAAGACGGGCAAAGCCCTCGAGATCCTGCCGTTCATTGCAAAGGCGGCGATTCAAGCGCTGCAGGAGCAGCCCGTCATCAACGCGACCGTCGACGGGGACCAGATTGTGTACCCGTCGGACGAGAACCTGAGCGTTGCTGTTGACACCGATCGTGGCCTGCTCAGCCCCGTGGTCAAGAACGCGTCGTCGCTTGACGTCGCCGGACTTGCCGCGGCAATTGACGACCTCGCAGAACGCACCCGGTCGAACAGCTTGAAGCCAGACGAGCTGTCTGGCGGAACGTTCACGATCGCGAGCTCGGACGCTCGTGGCACGCTCATCGAGACGCCACTGGTGTTTCTGCCGCAGTCTGCCGCGCTCAGCGTCGGTGCAGTGTCGAAGCGCGCGGTTGTCGTCGACTCTGCGGGGACTGACGCAATCGCCATTCGGTCCGTCGTCTACCTGTCTCTCTCGTATGACCAGCGCATCATCGACAGCACGGACGCGTCGAGGTTCCTCGCGTCCATGACGAATGCGCTGGAAACCGAGGATTTCGAAGGTCAGCTCGGTCTCTAA
- a CDS encoding coenzyme F420-0:L-glutamate ligase yields MAAEANEGKALETTVDGISYQRIPVKTRLVGPDDDIVEVVTTFAREHIVDGDIVFVTEKIVAITQGRAYPVNSIKTRPLARFLSKYVTKTSYGIGLGMPETMEMALRECGTPRIMFAAAVSVVSKLLGRSGDFYRIAGEKARAIDGPTRHTIPPYNSHVVLGPERPDDVANELKTALGGRVDVMVVDINDLGGNILGNTLGHSKDDHMVRVLKDNPLGQKHQSTPIGIIRTIA; encoded by the coding sequence ATGGCCGCGGAGGCAAACGAAGGCAAGGCGCTCGAAACGACCGTTGACGGCATCAGCTACCAGCGGATACCGGTAAAGACGCGCCTCGTCGGTCCTGATGATGACATCGTGGAGGTCGTGACGACGTTCGCGCGCGAGCACATCGTCGACGGCGATATCGTCTTCGTCACAGAGAAGATCGTAGCGATCACGCAGGGCAGGGCCTACCCGGTCAATTCCATCAAGACACGGCCGCTTGCCCGTTTCCTCTCGAAGTACGTCACCAAAACGTCGTACGGGATCGGTCTCGGCATGCCCGAGACAATGGAGATGGCTCTTCGCGAGTGCGGAACACCGCGCATTATGTTTGCCGCGGCCGTCTCCGTCGTATCCAAGCTGCTCGGCCGATCGGGCGATTTCTACCGCATCGCGGGGGAGAAGGCGCGCGCCATCGACGGCCCGACCCGACACACGATACCGCCGTACAATTCGCACGTCGTACTCGGACCGGAGCGCCCAGACGACGTTGCCAACGAGCTCAAGACGGCACTTGGCGGGCGGGTCGATGTCATGGTCGTCGACATCAACGACCTCGGCGGAAACATCCTCGGCAACACTCTCGGTCACAGCAAGGATGACCACATGGTTCGCGTGCTGAAAGACAACCCACTCGGTCAGAAGCACCAGAGCACGCCTATTGGCATCATCCGCACGATCGCGTAG
- a CDS encoding DUF4191 domain-containing protein, producing MARESKRAKAPKEPGRLKQMWQVFQMTRRYDSMAQWWMLLGFVLPVAAGVLLAVFLAGGNVFMMIMWILAGVLAGLLVAMIILGRRAERAAYGQISGQAGAVGAVFKSSLPRGWAGSEMPVNVNGRTQDAIYRAVGRGGVALVAEGPASRTKKMLEDERRKVKRVLPNVPISVFHVGPDENSIPLYKLAKSMRKVKRELTKAEVLAVTNRLGSLNNQLPIPKGVDPFKVRPQRAR from the coding sequence ATGGCACGAGAGTCAAAGCGCGCGAAAGCACCAAAGGAACCCGGTCGCCTGAAGCAGATGTGGCAGGTCTTCCAGATGACGCGCCGCTACGACTCCATGGCGCAATGGTGGATGCTGCTGGGCTTCGTGCTCCCCGTCGCCGCTGGCGTACTGCTCGCCGTGTTCCTGGCTGGCGGAAACGTCTTTATGATGATCATGTGGATTCTCGCGGGCGTGCTCGCAGGGCTGCTTGTCGCCATGATCATTCTGGGACGTCGCGCGGAACGTGCGGCATACGGCCAGATCAGCGGCCAGGCAGGTGCCGTTGGCGCGGTGTTCAAGAGCTCTCTTCCTCGAGGCTGGGCGGGAAGCGAAATGCCGGTAAACGTTAATGGGCGCACGCAAGACGCCATCTACCGCGCCGTCGGCCGCGGTGGCGTCGCACTCGTCGCGGAAGGTCCTGCGTCTCGCACAAAGAAGATGCTTGAAGACGAGCGGCGCAAGGTCAAGCGCGTGCTCCCCAACGTGCCGATCTCTGTGTTCCACGTCGGCCCCGATGAAAACTCGATTCCTCTGTACAAGCTCGCCAAGTCCATGCGCAAGGTCAAGCGCGAACTGACGAAGGCAGAAGTTCTCGCGGTAACGAATCGCCTTGGCTCCTTGAACAACCAGCTGCCCATCCCGAAAGGCGTCGACCCGTTCAAGGTTCGACCGCAGCGGGCGCGCTGA
- a CDS encoding sugar-transfer associated ATP-grasp domain-containing protein, whose translation MPKANRLKIRLDYIKNRARRIDISSLVERAKDVSAQHHKALPVIMVDMLWSAAFRQTAFQDYVDWDYAILSRAERETFMTHSISNHIAMEHDAEAHRGIFHDKIEFNKVFNAFLKRQWLDVREASVDEVRDFVQRAGTVIGKVPFSSAGHGVHRHTADDVTDWEGFRTRLLDEGQFLLEEVIQQHPTLAAVCAGTANTTRVTTYFDGEKTHILSMAQKFGRGQASDQQTFGGFYTMLSLDGKSMGRGYDSHDNVHATHPESGVSIPDFELPLVETVQPFFDDVARVVPDMRYIGWDIVMSEEGPVLVEGNWAAGVYENKPSVTGIRTGSRPRFQSIIGF comes from the coding sequence ATGCCGAAGGCAAATCGCCTCAAGATCCGCCTCGACTACATTAAGAATCGTGCGCGGCGCATCGATATCTCTTCCCTCGTCGAGCGTGCGAAGGACGTTTCGGCGCAGCATCACAAGGCGCTGCCGGTCATCATGGTCGACATGCTGTGGTCTGCCGCATTCCGCCAGACGGCTTTTCAGGACTACGTGGATTGGGACTACGCGATTCTGAGTCGTGCTGAGCGCGAGACGTTCATGACGCACTCCATTTCGAATCACATCGCGATGGAGCATGACGCCGAGGCGCACCGCGGGATCTTCCACGACAAGATCGAATTCAACAAGGTCTTCAACGCGTTTCTTAAGCGGCAGTGGCTCGATGTGCGCGAGGCGTCAGTCGATGAGGTTCGCGACTTCGTGCAGCGTGCGGGCACGGTCATCGGGAAGGTGCCGTTCAGCAGTGCCGGGCACGGAGTGCACCGCCACACTGCAGACGACGTGACGGACTGGGAGGGGTTTCGCACGCGACTGCTCGATGAAGGACAGTTCTTGCTCGAAGAGGTCATCCAGCAGCATCCGACACTTGCCGCCGTGTGTGCCGGGACAGCGAACACGACCCGTGTCACTACCTATTTTGACGGCGAGAAGACGCATATTCTCTCGATGGCGCAGAAGTTCGGGCGCGGGCAGGCGAGCGACCAGCAGACGTTCGGCGGCTTCTACACAATGCTGAGCCTCGACGGGAAGTCGATGGGCCGCGGATACGACTCGCATGACAATGTGCATGCCACGCATCCTGAATCGGGCGTCTCGATTCCCGACTTCGAGTTGCCGCTCGTCGAGACCGTGCAGCCGTTCTTCGACGACGTCGCTCGCGTGGTTCCCGATATGAGGTACATCGGATGGGACATCGTGATGAGCGAGGAGGGGCCGGTTCTCGTTGAGGGAAACTGGGCTGCCGGCGTCTACGAGAACAAGCCGAGTGTCACGGGCATCCGCACGGGAAGCCGACCGCGGTTTCAGAGCATCATCGGTTTCTGA
- a CDS encoding leucyl aminopeptidase — MSTISLDFVSDSAGHSAADVTVVGAVSTKDGPRLHAAPGFESLEEVLTQLGVTGSPDSFARVILPDAPSTVVAVIGIGREVTPETLRAAAGSAVRQLAGTASVRLALGLSAHADVVAVAEGAAIGAYSYTREKGLSERKTAVESVTIVAPEPLSDDEAKRVLETARAVHLVRDLGNTSASELTPEVFADAAVDSASELPIDVTVWDVPKLEAGGFGGILGVGRGSVHGPRLVKLEYAPDGATSHIALVGKGITFDTGGLSLKPANGMMGMKYDMLGAATALATITAAARIGIKTRMTAWLCLAENMPSGSATRPGDVLKMYGGRTVEVTNTDAEGRLVMADGLAVASEEQPDLIVDVATLTGAAVIALGKRYTGVMGNDERASDVVALADSIGEKFWRMPLPSELRANLDSDVADLVNANLSRREGGMLLAGHFLAEFVGTREGSDEQISWVHLDIAGPGDNGSATYGYNGKGATGVTVRTLLALAEQQAAA; from the coding sequence ATGAGCACAATCTCGCTTGACTTCGTATCGGATTCCGCGGGTCACTCCGCCGCAGACGTCACGGTGGTCGGCGCCGTCTCCACAAAAGACGGCCCCCGACTCCATGCAGCACCCGGCTTCGAGAGCCTGGAAGAGGTTCTGACGCAGCTCGGTGTGACCGGTTCGCCTGATTCTTTCGCGAGGGTCATCCTTCCCGACGCGCCGTCGACCGTCGTCGCCGTTATCGGAATCGGACGCGAGGTGACGCCCGAGACGCTTCGTGCGGCTGCCGGTTCCGCGGTCAGGCAGCTTGCTGGAACAGCATCCGTTCGATTGGCTCTTGGTCTGAGCGCCCACGCCGACGTGGTGGCCGTCGCAGAAGGAGCGGCGATTGGGGCATACAGCTACACCCGCGAGAAGGGGCTGAGCGAGCGTAAGACCGCTGTGGAGTCCGTGACGATCGTTGCGCCAGAGCCGCTTTCCGATGACGAAGCGAAGCGCGTGCTCGAGACTGCTCGCGCTGTACACCTGGTTCGTGACCTCGGGAACACCTCGGCGTCGGAGCTGACACCAGAGGTTTTCGCAGACGCCGCCGTGGACTCGGCTTCGGAGCTCCCGATCGACGTGACGGTGTGGGACGTTCCGAAGCTCGAAGCAGGCGGTTTCGGAGGAATCCTCGGGGTCGGTCGTGGATCGGTTCACGGACCGCGCCTGGTCAAGCTTGAGTACGCGCCCGATGGTGCGACTTCACACATCGCTCTTGTGGGCAAAGGGATCACCTTCGACACGGGTGGGCTCTCGCTCAAGCCCGCGAACGGCATGATGGGCATGAAGTACGACATGCTCGGCGCCGCGACCGCTCTCGCAACGATCACCGCCGCGGCCCGCATCGGCATTAAGACGCGCATGACGGCCTGGCTGTGCCTTGCCGAGAATATGCCGTCCGGGTCCGCGACGCGTCCCGGCGACGTTCTGAAGATGTACGGCGGACGCACGGTCGAGGTCACGAACACCGACGCCGAGGGACGCCTCGTCATGGCCGACGGACTCGCTGTTGCGAGCGAAGAGCAGCCCGACCTGATCGTCGATGTGGCAACCCTGACGGGCGCAGCCGTGATCGCTCTCGGTAAGCGCTACACAGGAGTGATGGGTAACGACGAGCGCGCCTCAGATGTCGTCGCCCTTGCCGACAGCATTGGTGAGAAATTCTGGCGGATGCCGCTCCCGAGCGAGCTTCGCGCAAACCTCGACTCCGACGTCGCGGATCTCGTGAACGCCAACCTGTCACGGCGAGAGGGCGGGATGCTTCTCGCTGGCCACTTCCTGGCCGAGTTCGTGGGCACACGTGAGGGCTCAGACGAGCAGATTTCGTGGGTGCACCTCGACATCGCCGGTCCCGGGGACAACGGGTCGGCGACATACGGATACAACGGAAAGGGCGCGACCGGCGTGACGGTGCGAACCCTCCTTGCGCTAGCCGAACAGCAGGCCGCTGCGTAG
- a CDS encoding proteasome assembly chaperone family protein produces MSIPEDLVRFTESASAVPEGLPLVIGLTGFADAGSTIAQAVTYLRDSLSYEDVAIFDNDALLDYRARRPIIQFEHDHLTDYEPARLALSLAYDELHRPFLLLTGYEPDFRWEAFTQTIVSLVEKFKVTHTTWVHGIPMPVPHTRPLGAAVSGNREELIDALSIWRPTTQVPANVLHVLEYRLQQADHAVAGFALLVPHYLTETEYPAAALTALELYSAASGLVFPSDELREDGRQFVARVDEQVAENGELNKLVSSLETRYDTYMEGTEQRPPLTMDEQDLPSADDIAAELERYLAGRRPTDGDA; encoded by the coding sequence ATGAGCATCCCTGAAGACCTCGTGCGTTTCACGGAGTCGGCGTCAGCCGTCCCCGAGGGGCTTCCGCTGGTCATCGGTCTGACCGGGTTTGCCGACGCCGGCAGCACGATCGCTCAAGCGGTCACCTACTTGCGCGACAGCCTGAGCTATGAAGACGTCGCGATATTCGACAACGATGCGCTGCTGGACTATCGAGCGCGTCGTCCCATCATCCAGTTCGAGCACGATCATCTCACCGACTACGAACCGGCCCGGCTCGCTCTGTCGCTGGCGTACGACGAGCTGCACCGGCCTTTCCTGCTGCTCACGGGCTACGAGCCGGACTTTCGGTGGGAAGCATTCACACAGACCATCGTCAGTCTCGTCGAGAAGTTCAAGGTCACTCACACGACGTGGGTTCACGGCATCCCGATGCCGGTTCCGCATACGCGACCGCTTGGTGCCGCGGTGAGTGGCAATCGTGAGGAGCTCATCGACGCCCTCTCAATCTGGCGTCCGACGACGCAGGTTCCCGCGAATGTCCTGCACGTGCTCGAGTACCGGCTTCAGCAGGCGGATCACGCTGTCGCGGGGTTCGCGCTCCTGGTGCCGCACTACCTGACCGAGACGGAGTATCCCGCTGCCGCCCTCACAGCGCTTGAACTCTACAGCGCGGCTTCCGGACTTGTGTTCCCGAGCGACGAGCTGCGCGAAGACGGCCGCCAGTTCGTCGCGCGAGTGGATGAACAGGTCGCCGAGAACGGCGAGCTGAACAAACTCGTGTCGTCCCTTGAAACGCGGTACGACACCTATATGGAGGGCACCGAGCAGAGGCCGCCGCTCACCATGGATGAACAGGATCTGCCGTCTGCCGATGACATCGCGGCGGAGCTTGAGCGCTATCTTGCGGGAAGGCGCCCGACCGACGGCGATGCGTGA
- the lpdA gene encoding dihydrolipoyl dehydrogenase yields the protein MSEQNFDIVVLGGGSGGYAAALRASELGFSVALIEKDKVGGTCLHRGCIPTKALLHAAEVADYARDSAKFGVKTSLDGIDIEGVTKYREGIVAKKYKGLQGLVKARKITTIEGEGRLTSPTTVQVGDTTVTGKNIILATGSYSRSLPGLEIGGRVITSEQALQLDYVPEKVAVLGGGVIGVEFASVWRSFGAEVTIIEGLPHLVPNEDETISKLLERQFRRRGIDYKIGVKFKDVEQNDNGVHVTLENDETIDADLLLVAVGRGPVTEGLGYDEVGVEMDRGFVLTNDRLETNVTGVYAVGDIVPGLQLAHRGFQQGIFVAEEIAGQNPVIIPDSSIPKVTYCDPEVASVGLTEAKAKEEYGDDKITAYDYNLAGNGKSEIIDTSGLIKVVRVNDGPVVGVHMIGARVGELIAEAQLAVNWEAYPEDVAPLIHAHPTQNEALGEAFLALAGKPLHAL from the coding sequence GTGTCGGAGCAGAATTTTGACATCGTCGTACTCGGCGGCGGAAGTGGCGGATACGCAGCGGCGCTCCGAGCGAGCGAGCTCGGCTTCTCTGTCGCGCTGATCGAAAAGGACAAGGTCGGCGGCACATGCCTCCACCGCGGGTGCATCCCAACGAAGGCCCTTTTGCACGCCGCCGAAGTTGCTGACTACGCACGCGACTCCGCAAAGTTCGGAGTGAAGACGTCACTCGATGGAATCGACATTGAGGGAGTGACGAAGTACCGCGAGGGAATTGTCGCGAAGAAGTACAAGGGGCTTCAGGGCCTCGTCAAGGCTCGCAAGATCACGACCATCGAGGGCGAGGGACGCCTGACGTCCCCGACGACGGTGCAGGTCGGTGACACGACGGTGACGGGCAAGAATATCATTCTCGCCACGGGGTCATACAGCCGCTCGCTTCCTGGGCTTGAGATCGGCGGCCGCGTGATCACGAGTGAGCAGGCGCTGCAGCTCGACTACGTGCCCGAGAAGGTCGCTGTTCTCGGCGGAGGCGTCATCGGCGTCGAGTTTGCCAGTGTGTGGCGTTCGTTCGGGGCCGAGGTGACAATTATCGAAGGACTCCCGCACCTCGTACCGAACGAAGACGAGACGATTAGTAAGCTGCTGGAGCGCCAGTTCCGCCGTCGTGGCATCGACTACAAGATTGGTGTCAAGTTCAAAGACGTTGAGCAAAACGACAACGGCGTTCACGTCACGCTCGAGAACGACGAGACGATCGACGCGGACCTGCTCCTCGTCGCGGTGGGTCGCGGCCCCGTGACGGAAGGCCTCGGATACGACGAGGTCGGTGTCGAGATGGACCGCGGGTTCGTGCTCACGAACGATCGTCTCGAGACGAACGTCACGGGCGTGTACGCCGTCGGAGATATCGTCCCGGGCCTTCAGCTCGCACACCGCGGGTTCCAGCAGGGAATCTTCGTCGCTGAAGAGATCGCCGGCCAGAATCCTGTCATCATTCCCGACTCGAGCATTCCCAAGGTCACCTACTGTGACCCGGAGGTCGCATCGGTCGGACTCACGGAGGCGAAGGCAAAGGAAGAGTACGGCGACGACAAGATCACGGCGTACGACTACAACCTCGCAGGCAACGGCAAGAGCGAGATCATCGACACGAGCGGCCTCATCAAGGTCGTGCGTGTCAACGACGGGCCTGTTGTCGGTGTTCACATGATCGGTGCACGCGTCGGCGAACTCATCGCAGAAGCTCAGCTCGCGGTGAACTGGGAGGCATACCCGGAGGACGTCGCGCCTCTCATCCACGCCCACCCCACGCAGAACGAGGCCCTCGGCGAAGCATTCCTCGCGCTCGCGGGCAAGCCGCTTCACGCTCTCTGA